The following are encoded together in the uncultured Sphaerochaeta sp. genome:
- a CDS encoding glycerophosphodiester phosphodiesterase, producing MKVYAHRGFSGVYPENTMLAFEKALEAGCTAIELDVHFSKDGSLVIIHDEMLDRTTDAVGFVRDYTRAELQKFNAGTINTFQSIPTLDEYFSWVKNHGIFTNIEIKTDRYYYQGIEQATLDLINKHDLKDQCLISSFNHGSVIRMKQLDSSILCAFLVDAKGLGAAGAYCASFGVEYYHPNGVSLSQRAVEECHDHGIKVNVWTVDSLDRMHDMKAWKVDGVITNYCDSVLKLV from the coding sequence ATGAAGGTTTATGCACATAGAGGATTTAGTGGCGTATATCCAGAGAACACCATGCTTGCTTTTGAGAAAGCACTGGAAGCAGGGTGTACTGCCATTGAATTGGATGTTCATTTCTCAAAAGATGGTTCACTGGTTATCATCCATGATGAAATGCTGGATAGAACAACTGATGCCGTAGGGTTTGTACGTGACTACACCCGTGCAGAGCTGCAAAAATTTAATGCGGGAACAATCAATACTTTCCAATCAATTCCAACACTTGATGAGTATTTCTCATGGGTAAAAAACCATGGAATATTTACCAACATTGAAATTAAGACCGATCGTTACTACTACCAAGGAATTGAGCAAGCTACTTTGGATTTAATCAATAAGCATGATTTGAAAGATCAATGCCTTATCAGCTCTTTTAATCATGGTTCAGTAATCAGAATGAAACAACTTGACAGCTCTATACTTTGTGCATTTCTGGTTGATGCAAAAGGACTTGGAGCAGCTGGCGCTTATTGTGCGAGCTTTGGTGTTGAGTATTATCATCCCAACGGGGTATCTCTTTCACAGCGAGCTGTTGAAGAATGCCATGACCACGGAATCAAGGTAAATGTCTGGACTGTCGATAGCCTTGATCGCATGCACGATATGAAAGCCTGGAAAGTAGACGGAGTCATTACCAATTATTGTGATTCTGTTTTAAAATTAGTTTAG